A part of Thermogemmatispora onikobensis genomic DNA contains:
- a CDS encoding SDR family NAD(P)-dependent oxidoreductase, translating into MSTTAGNATIVITGCSSGFGRVTALYLARRGWRVFATVRREADAEQLLAEAKTDGSDGNLTPLLCDITDAAQVKALGEQVAAATPALTALLNNAGTAFAGPLELIDLDDLRTQFEINTIAHIGVTQALLPLLKAARGTIINVSSVNGRIPLPALGPYGASKFALEALSDSLRIELAPFGVQVVVIEPTSSPTGIWRTSMERARSKLEQYRGQGSPYERLLTVMEKSAMRLASGRGGFPPEQFAQTVEKILRSSRPRTRYAVPPAMAWAMRLRYWLPDRFWDWQIRRSLRW; encoded by the coding sequence ATGAGTACGACGGCAGGGAATGCGACCATTGTGATTACGGGTTGCTCCAGCGGTTTCGGACGAGTCACGGCCCTGTACCTGGCACGACGGGGCTGGCGGGTCTTTGCCACGGTGCGACGTGAGGCGGACGCCGAGCAGCTGCTGGCAGAGGCCAAGACAGACGGGAGCGATGGGAACCTGACGCCGCTCTTATGTGATATTACGGACGCCGCCCAGGTGAAGGCTCTGGGTGAACAGGTGGCGGCGGCAACGCCAGCTTTGACAGCGCTCCTCAACAATGCGGGCACGGCCTTCGCCGGCCCCCTGGAGCTGATCGATCTCGACGATCTGCGGACGCAGTTCGAGATCAATACGATTGCCCATATTGGGGTAACGCAGGCGCTGCTCCCTCTGCTGAAGGCGGCGCGTGGGACGATTATCAATGTGAGCAGTGTGAATGGCCGTATTCCCTTGCCGGCCCTGGGTCCCTATGGGGCGAGCAAGTTCGCGCTGGAGGCGCTGAGCGACAGCCTGCGGATCGAGCTGGCGCCTTTCGGGGTGCAGGTGGTGGTGATTGAGCCAACTTCCAGCCCGACAGGGATCTGGCGTACGAGCATGGAACGCGCGCGCAGCAAGCTGGAACAGTACCGTGGCCAGGGGAGTCCTTACGAGCGCCTGCTTACAGTGATGGAGAAGAGCGCTATGCGCCTGGCCTCTGGCAGAGGAGGGTTCCCGCCAGAGCAGTTTGCTCAGACGGTTGAGAAGATTCTGCGCAGCTCTCGCCCACGCACGCGCTATGCTGTTCCGCCAGCGATGGCCTGGGCAATGCGCCTGCGCTATTGGCTCCCCGATCGCTTCTGGGACTGGCAGATTCGTCGCTCACTGCGCTGGTAG
- a CDS encoding 2Fe-2S iron-sulfur cluster-binding protein: MPTITFVREKVKVEVPEGDNVRYPALEHDVPVYCGLWKFANCHGNGLCGTDRVAVSPASNTNELTFMEKFWLRNDLKKNPNVRLACQVRVYGDVNVETLCKRGGEGA; encoded by the coding sequence GTGCCAACGATTACGTTTGTACGTGAAAAGGTCAAGGTTGAGGTTCCTGAAGGCGACAACGTGCGCTACCCAGCGCTTGAGCATGATGTACCCGTTTATTGCGGCTTGTGGAAATTTGCCAATTGCCACGGCAATGGACTCTGTGGGACGGATCGCGTCGCGGTCTCCCCTGCCAGCAATACGAATGAGCTGACCTTCATGGAAAAGTTCTGGCTGCGCAACGATCTCAAGAAGAACCCGAATGTGCGTCTGGCCTGCCAGGTGCGCGTCTACGGGGACGTCAATGTTGAGACGTTGTGCAAGAGAGGCGGGGAAGGAGCTTAG
- a CDS encoding BACON domain-containing protein → MQTKRCRFCHKPVPAYAQVCRHCGRSLAPSSVPKRRERPRRRSIPPASPQPIGYHAGLHPEDQPYLSSPFSVPPSAIWEEPGPQPLASSSTSSDEAEPQPMRLQSQQVLPSPARMQRGGSHRAYEIVSSGPSLHRRHLLLRVLLVLFLVVLAMSAALTYLFFTRRWSVATLTPSLTVIPRQLHFNESLTLVGKGFGAGDLLALQRDGTIPLRDARGQPLRVQANAIGAFALQVTVTQDWQPGEHQLLVVDETQLLSIATTITVLPSTATPPQLRLSDYSVDLGADLPGTTTQLAITLLNAGGGQLNWRASSDRSWLQVDPASGSVVGSEVVKLVAQRGKLTAGSYTAHVTFVQQAGEQGKNAQVLTVTMTVLGSSATLSIAPASLSYTASSGAQAPLAQTVALQNHSQQALDWSSHVSTKAGGVWLQVTPSAGHLEAGTSITLSVTVSPASLAVGDYQGTVFFESRRGLGDEPQLTVNLHVVAPGQLALTPSALSFTTTQGQNPAPQSLTLQNSGGLTLSWSLTSSTGNNGEQWLGATPTAGTLAPGVRATVSVQVNAAGLAPGSYQGRLIFSAGSLRQEIPVALTVQAPALPTITVEPTILIFDVPHGTTPKAQTVTITNGGKAPLNWTITVDKSNPPLQITPAGGGPLAPGQNTTVSIVPLLSQVPANTSLSLTLTVAERDPELASLVPPQQVLVLIAVI, encoded by the coding sequence ATGCAGACCAAGCGTTGCCGTTTTTGTCATAAACCAGTGCCTGCTTATGCCCAGGTGTGCCGTCACTGTGGGCGCTCCCTGGCGCCTTCTTCTGTGCCGAAGAGAAGAGAGAGGCCTCGGAGACGCTCCATTCCCCCGGCTTCGCCCCAGCCAATCGGCTATCATGCTGGACTGCACCCCGAGGATCAGCCCTATCTTTCTAGCCCGTTTTCGGTGCCGCCATCCGCTATCTGGGAGGAGCCGGGGCCCCAGCCGCTGGCTTCTTCCTCCACCAGCTCCGACGAGGCTGAGCCGCAGCCGATGCGCTTGCAGAGCCAGCAGGTTTTGCCTTCCCCTGCGCGCATGCAGCGCGGGGGGAGCCATCGCGCCTACGAGATCGTGTCTTCAGGCCCTTCTTTGCATCGACGCCATCTCCTGCTGCGCGTCTTGTTGGTGTTGTTCCTGGTAGTGCTGGCGATGAGTGCGGCACTGACCTATCTGTTCTTCACCCGCCGCTGGTCGGTTGCGACGCTGACGCCTTCACTGACGGTGATTCCGCGCCAGCTGCACTTCAATGAGAGCCTGACCCTGGTTGGCAAAGGATTTGGAGCCGGCGACCTGCTCGCCTTGCAGCGTGATGGAACAATCCCATTACGAGACGCCCGCGGTCAGCCATTGCGCGTGCAGGCCAATGCCATTGGCGCCTTTGCTCTTCAGGTGACCGTAACGCAGGACTGGCAGCCTGGAGAACACCAGCTTCTGGTCGTCGATGAGACGCAGCTGCTGAGCATCGCGACGACCATTACTGTGCTGCCTTCAACGGCAACGCCGCCGCAGCTGAGGCTTTCCGATTACAGTGTTGACCTGGGGGCCGATCTTCCAGGGACGACGACGCAGCTGGCAATTACCTTGCTCAACGCTGGCGGCGGTCAGCTGAACTGGCGGGCCAGTAGCGATCGTTCCTGGCTGCAAGTAGATCCGGCCAGCGGCAGCGTTGTCGGGAGCGAAGTGGTGAAACTGGTGGCTCAGCGCGGCAAGCTGACAGCCGGCAGCTATACAGCCCATGTGACCTTTGTCCAGCAGGCGGGCGAGCAGGGGAAAAACGCGCAGGTCTTGACGGTCACCATGACGGTCCTGGGTTCCTCGGCCACCCTGAGTATCGCGCCCGCCAGTTTGAGCTACACGGCAAGTAGCGGCGCGCAGGCCCCACTGGCGCAGACCGTTGCTCTGCAGAATCACAGCCAGCAGGCGCTTGACTGGAGCAGCCACGTGAGTACCAAGGCCGGCGGGGTCTGGCTGCAGGTCACACCGAGCGCTGGTCACCTGGAGGCCGGAACCAGCATCACGCTCAGCGTGACGGTCTCGCCTGCCTCGCTCGCTGTGGGAGACTATCAGGGGACGGTGTTCTTTGAGAGCCGTCGTGGCCTGGGGGATGAACCACAGTTGACGGTCAATCTGCACGTGGTGGCACCGGGCCAGCTGGCCCTGACGCCGTCTGCTCTCAGCTTCACAACGACCCAGGGTCAGAATCCTGCTCCGCAGTCGCTGACGCTGCAGAACAGCGGTGGCCTCACGCTGAGCTGGTCCCTGACAAGTAGTACAGGTAACAACGGAGAGCAGTGGCTGGGAGCCACGCCGACGGCAGGGACGCTAGCCCCCGGGGTGCGCGCCACGGTGAGCGTGCAGGTCAACGCGGCTGGCCTGGCCCCAGGAAGCTATCAGGGACGTCTGATCTTCAGTGCCGGCTCGCTCAGACAAGAAATTCCGGTTGCTTTGACGGTGCAGGCGCCAGCCTTGCCCACGATTACTGTTGAACCCACGATCCTCATCTTCGATGTGCCGCACGGGACGACGCCGAAGGCCCAGACTGTAACCATCACGAATGGCGGCAAGGCGCCGCTCAACTGGACCATTACCGTCGATAAGAGTAACCCGCCGTTGCAGATCACGCCCGCCGGCGGCGGCCCGCTGGCGCCGGGACAAAACACGACCGTCAGTATTGTTCCCCTGCTCTCTCAGGTGCCTGCCAATACCTCGCTCAGCCTGACATTGACGGTGGCAGAACGCGATCCTGAGCTGGCCTCTCTGGTTCCCCCGCAGCAGGTGCTTGTTCTCATCGCTGTCATCTAA
- the mutL gene encoding DNA mismatch repair endonuclease MutL encodes MPIRQLAPEVAAKIAAGEVVERPVSVVKELIENSIDAGASQIRVDLIRGGLQLIRVSDNGCGIPAEELPLALARHATSKVSTVEDLERIRSLGFRGEALASVAAVAEVVLISRPRGAAQGAQVSACNGQISAVSPAASPEGTIVTVRNLFSAVPARLKFLKSRQTEVSHCLHLLQQYALAYPEIRFTVTSEGREVFTTPGDGQLATVLVQMYGPAVARQMVPLSGQSADDPERPVISGYVSRPACYKSTRQYLSFFVNRRWVHSRLLIAAVEEAYRTLLLSGRHPLAVINIQVDPSQIDVNVHPAKTEIRFLRERRVYAELMRAVRRAVLEEAEAPGWQEAQQFAPAAPASAVEASPPVSPVSSPLSPEESTREELATSLRPEATRSQQAGAKERGVAPLSDPGRSKGPASSNDLGLRHAFPLDNPWLTVSEEERGERAALQSRLWQSHLRPQQGEPGPGRQALTAGPRKPGRPAPGGAAPEQEQEQEQAAPPREEGPAPAPAPLAPAEVLPAVQPGPRREHSHFPELRVIGQLLQSYIVAEGRDGLYLIDQHAAHERIILERMLAARQEQTSLAQGLLTPLRLDLSPAELEAIEEHLDDLRGLGFELEVLDHGQILARAVPSVLAKQLSARSLQELLKDLTAPEHDGYSQTWEEHALANIACKAAIKANYFLTSSEMRELIEQLAHTRAPFSCCHGRPTTIHFSAAALEREFGRR; translated from the coding sequence ATGCCGATTCGCCAACTGGCCCCGGAGGTCGCAGCCAAAATCGCCGCTGGCGAGGTGGTGGAGCGCCCCGTCTCGGTCGTCAAAGAATTAATCGAGAACAGCATTGATGCCGGCGCCTCGCAGATTCGCGTCGATCTCATCCGCGGCGGTCTACAGCTGATACGGGTGAGCGACAATGGTTGCGGCATCCCTGCAGAGGAGCTGCCGTTAGCCCTGGCGCGCCATGCCACGAGTAAAGTCAGCACGGTTGAGGATCTGGAGCGCATTCGTTCGCTGGGCTTTCGTGGGGAGGCGCTGGCGAGCGTCGCCGCGGTGGCCGAGGTGGTTTTGATCAGCCGTCCCCGCGGCGCCGCCCAGGGCGCTCAGGTAAGCGCCTGCAATGGGCAAATTTCGGCAGTCAGTCCTGCGGCCTCGCCCGAGGGCACCATTGTCACGGTGCGCAACCTGTTCAGTGCGGTGCCGGCGCGTCTGAAGTTTCTGAAGAGCCGTCAGACGGAGGTCAGCCACTGCCTGCATCTGCTCCAGCAGTATGCTCTGGCCTATCCCGAGATTCGCTTTACGGTCACCAGCGAAGGGCGCGAGGTCTTTACGACCCCTGGCGATGGTCAGCTGGCGACGGTGCTGGTGCAGATGTATGGCCCGGCGGTGGCCCGGCAGATGGTACCGCTCAGCGGCCAGTCTGCCGATGATCCCGAGCGCCCGGTGATCAGCGGCTATGTCAGCCGGCCTGCATGCTATAAGAGCACGCGCCAGTATCTCTCTTTCTTTGTCAATCGCCGGTGGGTTCACAGTCGCTTGCTGATTGCCGCCGTAGAAGAGGCCTACCGAACGCTGCTGCTTAGCGGACGTCATCCTCTGGCGGTCATCAATATTCAGGTCGACCCGTCCCAGATCGATGTCAACGTGCACCCCGCCAAGACGGAGATTCGCTTCCTGCGCGAGCGCCGGGTCTACGCCGAGTTGATGCGTGCCGTGCGGCGCGCCGTCCTGGAAGAGGCCGAGGCTCCAGGCTGGCAGGAGGCGCAGCAGTTTGCCCCTGCGGCACCTGCCAGCGCCGTGGAGGCATCGCCTCCCGTCTCCCCAGTGTCGTCGCCCCTGTCTCCCGAAGAGTCCACCAGAGAGGAACTGGCGACTTCGTTGAGGCCGGAGGCGACCAGGTCGCAGCAGGCAGGTGCAAAGGAGCGAGGGGTTGCTCCTCTCTCTGATCCTGGTCGGAGCAAAGGCCCTGCGAGCAGCAACGACCTTGGGCTGCGACATGCTTTTCCCCTTGATAACCCCTGGCTGACGGTCAGCGAGGAGGAACGCGGGGAGCGAGCCGCTCTGCAGTCGCGCCTGTGGCAGAGCCATCTGCGCCCCCAGCAGGGTGAACCAGGGCCTGGGCGCCAGGCGCTGACAGCCGGGCCTCGCAAGCCCGGGCGGCCTGCACCGGGCGGCGCAGCGCCAGAGCAGGAGCAGGAGCAGGAGCAGGCCGCCCCGCCGAGGGAAGAAGGGCCTGCTCCTGCTCCTGCTCCGCTTGCCCCGGCTGAGGTCTTACCTGCCGTTCAGCCCGGACCTCGTCGGGAGCACAGCCACTTTCCTGAGCTACGGGTCATTGGGCAGCTACTCCAGAGCTATATTGTGGCGGAGGGACGCGATGGCCTCTATTTGATCGATCAGCATGCCGCTCACGAACGTATTATCCTGGAGCGCATGCTGGCCGCCCGCCAGGAGCAGACGTCGCTTGCTCAGGGGCTGCTGACTCCTCTGCGCCTTGACCTCTCGCCTGCTGAGCTGGAGGCCATCGAGGAGCACCTCGACGATCTACGTGGCCTGGGCTTCGAGCTGGAGGTGCTTGATCACGGGCAGATCCTGGCGCGCGCTGTTCCTTCTGTGCTTGCCAAGCAGCTCAGCGCACGCTCTCTGCAGGAGCTACTCAAGGACCTGACCGCCCCCGAACACGATGGCTACAGTCAGACCTGGGAGGAGCATGCTCTGGCCAACATCGCTTGTAAGGCAGCTATTAAAGCCAACTATTTTCTGACCAGCAGCGAAATGCGCGAACTGATCGAGCAGCTCGCCCACACCCGTGCCCCGTTTAGCTGCTGTCATGGCCGACCGACGACCATCCATTTCAGCGCTGCCGCTCTAGAACGCGAATTCGGGAGGCGCTAG
- the priA gene encoding replication restart helicase PriA, whose translation MFAEVLTVAASWQGERPLLTYEVPAELAGQLQPGQLVAIPYGERLVEGIIWQLAESCEHSLPETLRSVHALLDPQPVLLPHQRALAEWMADYYVTSLALVVQLMLPPGLLQGSRAVLTLANAEPRATASLPLQALIGLLLDEGEIDVARLQAMLGPTRARALLKEAVTSGLIERVPRLAEPRLRPRRQRAVRLCLDGEKLAAWKRQLAESLPPHLTPTATPGTRVDLLPPSPPLRRRPPAAAPLSVLQSAATATASVAAARGGQSQESQRALRALAAVDLLEHSPPDVLWTPSRLARASGLTQTQLQQLVAEGVLAIEENVEVRRDPLRERPIVPSSPLRLTPAQEAALRAILAPEAARRPLLLHGVTGSGKTEVYLQALSALIARGKRGLVLVPEIAITAQAIQRVAGRFPGRVAIIHSALSPGERYDEWRRIRAGQVDVVLGSRSALFVPLPDLGIIILDEEHETAYKQEERRPTYHAREAACTLGRLLDIPVVLGSATPSVTSFYRAQQGAYQLVELPERIGAPLPPVEIVDLRSELHAGNTSILSRRLRSELENVLARRQQAILYLNRRGAASCVLCRECGYVAMCEHCDVPLTYHATERILLCHYCNLRRPVLTRCPHCDNHGLRYFGIGTEKVEQVIQQTFPQARLLRWDRDTARTRRAHEQLLDRFANHEADILIGTQMIAKGLDLPGVTLVGVVAADIALMLPDFAATERAFTLLTQVAGRAGRGSESGQVIIQTFNPEHFAIETASRHAYHEFYAAEITLRQRYGYPPFRQFVKFTYSHTNRRRAQNEALLLREQLDRAIAELELEETDIVGPAPAVMERIRDEFRWQMIARGPDLRPLLRAITIPPGWHIDIDPVSTM comes from the coding sequence GTGTTTGCCGAAGTGCTGACCGTGGCCGCCAGTTGGCAAGGCGAGCGGCCTCTGCTGACCTATGAGGTGCCGGCGGAGCTGGCGGGACAGCTTCAGCCGGGCCAGCTGGTGGCCATCCCCTATGGCGAGCGGCTGGTCGAAGGTATCATCTGGCAGCTGGCGGAGTCCTGTGAGCACAGCCTGCCAGAAACGTTGCGCTCCGTGCATGCGCTGCTTGACCCGCAGCCGGTGCTCTTGCCCCATCAGCGCGCACTGGCCGAGTGGATGGCCGACTACTACGTCACCTCGCTGGCGCTGGTTGTTCAGCTCATGCTCCCGCCCGGTCTATTGCAGGGGTCTCGCGCTGTGCTGACCCTCGCCAACGCAGAGCCGCGTGCGACAGCCTCGCTGCCGCTCCAGGCTCTGATCGGTCTACTCCTGGATGAAGGCGAGATCGATGTAGCCCGCCTGCAGGCGATGCTCGGTCCTACACGCGCCCGAGCCCTGCTCAAGGAGGCTGTGACCAGTGGCCTGATTGAGCGCGTGCCGCGTCTGGCGGAGCCACGTCTACGTCCGCGGCGTCAGCGCGCCGTTCGACTCTGCCTGGATGGGGAGAAGCTGGCCGCCTGGAAGCGTCAACTAGCAGAAAGCCTGCCGCCGCATCTGACACCCACTGCGACGCCAGGCACACGAGTGGACCTGCTGCCTCCCTCTCCCCCTCTGCGCCGGCGTCCACCTGCGGCGGCTCCCCTGTCGGTGCTGCAATCTGCTGCCACGGCCACAGCCTCCGTTGCAGCAGCGCGGGGTGGCCAGAGTCAGGAGAGCCAGCGGGCCCTGCGCGCGCTGGCTGCCGTCGACTTGCTCGAACACAGCCCGCCAGATGTACTCTGGACGCCGAGCCGCCTGGCGCGCGCCAGTGGCCTCACCCAGACCCAGCTGCAGCAGCTCGTCGCTGAGGGCGTTCTCGCCATTGAAGAGAACGTAGAAGTACGGCGTGATCCGTTGCGAGAGCGCCCCATTGTGCCCAGCTCTCCACTGCGGCTTACGCCTGCCCAGGAAGCTGCCTTACGCGCCATCCTTGCCCCTGAAGCTGCTCGGCGTCCCCTGCTCCTGCATGGGGTCACAGGCAGCGGCAAGACCGAGGTCTATCTGCAGGCCCTGTCGGCCCTCATTGCCCGTGGCAAGAGAGGCCTCGTGCTCGTCCCTGAGATTGCCATTACAGCCCAGGCCATCCAGCGTGTTGCCGGGCGCTTCCCGGGGCGGGTCGCCATTATCCACAGCGCCCTCAGCCCGGGCGAGCGTTACGATGAATGGCGACGCATTCGGGCCGGTCAAGTTGATGTCGTCCTTGGCTCGCGCTCCGCCCTCTTTGTTCCCTTGCCTGACCTAGGCATCATCATCCTGGACGAAGAGCACGAGACGGCCTACAAACAAGAGGAGCGTCGTCCCACCTACCACGCGCGAGAGGCCGCCTGCACCCTGGGGCGGCTTCTCGACATTCCCGTTGTCCTGGGCAGCGCTACCCCTTCCGTGACCAGCTTCTACCGTGCCCAACAAGGAGCCTATCAACTGGTGGAGCTGCCCGAGCGCATCGGGGCTCCTCTGCCCCCCGTGGAAATCGTCGACCTGCGCAGCGAGCTGCATGCTGGCAACACCAGCATCCTCAGTCGTCGTCTGCGCAGCGAGCTGGAGAACGTCCTTGCCCGGCGCCAGCAGGCCATTCTCTACCTCAATCGTCGAGGAGCAGCCAGCTGTGTTCTCTGCCGCGAGTGCGGCTATGTCGCCATGTGCGAGCACTGCGACGTACCGCTGACCTATCACGCCACTGAGCGCATCCTCCTCTGCCACTACTGCAATCTTCGGCGCCCTGTCTTAACACGCTGTCCCCACTGCGACAATCATGGCCTGCGCTACTTCGGCATCGGCACCGAGAAGGTGGAGCAGGTGATCCAACAGACCTTCCCCCAGGCCCGACTGCTGCGCTGGGACCGCGACACGGCCCGCACGCGGCGCGCCCATGAGCAGCTCCTGGACCGCTTTGCCAATCATGAAGCCGATATACTGATCGGCACCCAAATGATCGCCAAGGGTCTCGACCTGCCCGGCGTAACCCTGGTGGGTGTGGTTGCCGCCGACATCGCCCTCATGCTGCCGGACTTCGCCGCCACCGAGCGCGCCTTCACCCTCCTCACCCAGGTTGCAGGCCGGGCCGGGCGCGGCAGCGAGTCAGGGCAGGTCATCATCCAGACCTTCAACCCGGAGCACTTTGCCATTGAAACCGCCTCTCGCCATGCCTACCACGAGTTCTACGCTGCTGAGATCACCCTGCGCCAGCGCTACGGCTATCCCCCTTTCCGCCAATTTGTCAAGTTCACCTATAGCCATACCAACCGGCGCCGCGCCCAGAATGAGGCCCTTCTCCTGCGCGAGCAGCTCGATCGCGCTATTGCCGAGCTGGAGTTAGAGGAGACTGACATCGTGGGACCGGCCCCGGCAGTAATGGAGCGCATCCGCGACGAATTCCGCTGGCAGATGATTGCGCGCGGTCCCGATCTGCGCCCTCTGCTACGCGCCATCACCATCCCCCCGGGCTGGCACATCGACATCGACCCGGTGAGCACCATGTAA